Proteins encoded within one genomic window of Fragaria vesca subsp. vesca linkage group LG1, FraVesHawaii_1.0, whole genome shotgun sequence:
- the LOC101308616 gene encoding F-box/kelch-repeat protein At3g06240-like → MEGRVNLPPKIMLDIISRLPVKHVCQCKCLSRAWRSIPSDPDFVAKYNKDVFFQGRRLLFTVLYDHWRPEIYSLNLEQFLNENQNVDVGGLAAPLRFVFNHLPNHALDWFPFVHYSCYALFLSQSYSGYSLINPVTKESNKLPEAPIWRRPMKPFSRHTYGVGFDHSTNEYKVINGQDYGDGIVFSVYTLQTDSWRQIDGLFPYKALGYDGIVVNGAVHWLVRKVADRSLVIISFILAREEFSEIPVPPIPSTLSIKLGAFRDWLCITLVSKQTKTSAKKTRTAYNEF, encoded by the coding sequence ATGGAAGGCCGTGTCAACTTGCCACCGAAGATCATGCTTGACATTATTTCAAGGCTGCCAGTGAAGCACGTGTGCCAGTGCAAGTGTTTATCAAGGGCATGGCGGTCCATACCCTCCGATCCTGATTTCGTTGCAAAGTACAATAAGGATGTGTTCTTCCAAGGAAGGCGCCTCCTCTTTACTGTTCTTTATGACCACTGGAGACCAGAGATATACTCTTTGAATCTCGAGCAGTTTCTCAATGAGAATCAAAATGTTGATGTTGGTGGTTTAGCAGCACCCCTCCGCTTTGTGTTCAATCATCTTCCAAACCATGCACTTGATTGGTTTCCCTTTGTTCATTATTCCTGCTATGCCTTGTTCTTGTCCCAGTCATATTCTGGTTACAGTTTGATCAACCCTGTAACCAAGGAATCAAATAAACTACCAGAGGCACCAATATGGAGACGACCAATGAAGCCCTTTTCTCGGCACACATATGGAGTTGGATTTGATCACTCCACCAATGAATACAAGGTGATTAACGGGCAGGATTATGGTGATGGAATTGTGTTTAGTGTCTATACGTTGCAGACTGATTCTTGGCGACAGATTGACGGCTTGTTTCCCTACAAAGCTCTCGGTTATGATGGAATCGTGGTGAATGGAGCTGTTCATTGGTTGGTGAGGAAGGTTGCAGATCGATCATTAGTGATTATATCTTTCATTTTAGCAAGGGAGGAGTTCAGTGAAATTCCAGTACCACCCATTCCAAGTACTCTTTCAATTAAACTAGGGGCATTTAGAGATTGGCTGTGTATAACATTAGTATCAAAACAGACTAAAACCTCAGCGAAGAAAACACGGACAGCATATAATGAGTTTTGA